The bacterium genomic interval GGCTTAAACAGATTGGATAAGGCTGTCGGGGAGTTTAATATTGTGCGCAGTCTTGAACCTGATACCGAAAGGGCTGCTTTACTTTTAGGTATAGCATACAGGGAAAAAGGGGATTTAAACGAATCCGTAAAAGAGCTGGAAAAAGTCATAAAAATTAAGCCTAAAGAGTCGGTCGGTTATTATCAAATTGGAGAAACTTTGCTTAAAATGGGGCAATATGACCGGGCAATTGATAATTATAATATAGCAAAAGGATTTAATCCTAAACCGGATTTTATCAAGAAAAGAATTGCTGAAATCTATTTGTTCCAGAAAAAATACCCTGAGGCGATAAAAATATGCAAGGCATTATCTGAATCCAAAAATGCCGATGCAGATATTTATTCACTTCTTGCGGCAGCATATCAACTGAATAAACAGCTTGATCTGGCGGAAAACACTTTAAAATCCATGACAGCTAAATTCCCGGGAAATGCCTTTTCTTTTTACAGCCTGGGATTATTTTACAGCCAGACTGGAAAATACAGCCAGGCAATTGAAAAATACAATAAAGCGCTTTTAATTTCCCCCGGCGATGTTAAAATTCTAAGGGTCCTGGCCCTTGCCCATGACCAGGCAGGCAATAAAGAAAAAGCAATTGAAATTACAAAAAATATTATAGCTATTCAAGCTGATAATAATGTTGATAAGTTTTATCTTGCAACACTTTATGACACTGACTCTAAATATGAAAAAGCAAAAGAACTTTACAGGGAAGTCATCGCCAAACAACCCGACCATCCTTTTGCGTTAAACAATCTTGCGGTTATACTTTCCAGCGAAGGTAATTTTGAGGAGGCAATTAAACTATCCAAAAAAGCAATTTCACTTGATCCTAAAAGCGGGATTATTTCCGATACACTGGGCTGGATTTATTTTAAGCAGAATAAAATAAAAGAATCTCTTGAACTGCTTAAAAAATCAGCTTCTTTAACCAGTCACCCGACTGTATTTTTTCACCTTGGCATGGCTTATTATAAAAACAATCAATCAAAA includes:
- a CDS encoding tetratricopeptide repeat protein, whose translation is MYNGKRFLIIISILSVIFIRSNPVTAVKIENFDIGQDTAVIKGFMFEKDLVPDRNKVFSEIIQLINSGKYEEAVKKTNEIIKNNPGLPQAHEILGTALILKGDIDKGLISLKKAVELDPKQGFVYTKIGNVYMMKKDYGKAKKEFLTALEINNNDRRAHQWLGIVYEKEGEFNKAVEHYEKGLTGEMPGNIEIKVNISRLYNLSSRFSESVKLLEGLIDKNNKDVTAHIVLGNAYLGLNRLDKAVGEFNIVRSLEPDTERAALLLGIAYREKGDLNESVKELEKVIKIKPKESVGYYQIGETLLKMGQYDRAIDNYNIAKGFNPKPDFIKKRIAEIYLFQKKYPEAIKICKALSESKNADADIYSLLAAAYQLNKQLDLAENTLKSMTAKFPGNAFSFYSLGLFYSQTGKYSQAIEKYNKALLISPGDVKILRVLALAHDQAGNKEKAIEITKNIIAIQADNNVDKFYLATLYDTDSKYEKAKELYREVIAKQPDHPFALNNLAVILSSEGNFEEAIKLSKKAISLDPKSGIISDTLGWIYFKQNKIKESLELLKKSASLTSHPTVFFHLGMAYYKNNQSKEALEQFQKSIKLSDKFPEYKESKSMVEKLSSRSK